A region from the Triticum urartu cultivar G1812 chromosome 1, Tu2.1, whole genome shotgun sequence genome encodes:
- the LOC125544912 gene encoding protein saal1-like, with product MAGGAGKDDEPEPPRELDAAGERTSPDHHATALPGASEEEEGASGAVEAGQDDAPEPEDDQEEGGDTMEDEEDATTHLPFAPAEEESLEETTKVDPSYTISLIRQLIPKGSSLEKEFGDSTQPDNTDRSEKSDKQGLPEERSASPKDQWEECGYILWELAASTPQAELMINNLVIEVLLENLCTANSSRVKEICLGIMANLVCHESLVAAISLKNGLIATVVEQLFLKHVKCLSETFRLLAAILQSSASVSWAQALLPDEILSRILLIVGKTDSTTLLEKIIDFLSIVIDNRDVIAMLIQPLLKLGLVDRVIGLLTNEIDRPPDEKLDRKGSLDLILHFMLELSAIHCVSKAMTSNDRLIKVLVNMIKSPDKVEVASYCASVVIVISNILTDGKHLVPKISRDLPFLESLLEVLPEIPDDDQARYALWSILSCILAQVQGTELNSSSLDQFASLFLVKFGLIKADLEKLTPKDALLKGWISTCLMAISFFMVRWIEEKSSQGNEDAIDNAREVLSYCQNALC from the exons ATGGCGGGCGGAGCGGGGAAGGACGACGAGCCCGAGCCGCCGCGGGAGCTGGACGCGGCGGGCGAGCGAACCAGCCCCGATCACCACGCTACGGCGTTGCCTGGCGCTTCCGAAGAGGAAGAGGGCGCCAGCGGAGCAGTCGAGGCGGGGCAGGACGACGCGCCCGAGCCGGAGGACGACCAGGAGGAGGGCGGCGACACCATGGAGGACGAGGAGGACGCCACGACGCACCTGCCGTTTGCGCCCGCGGAGGAAGAG TCACTTGAGGAGACAACTAAAGTTGATCCAAGCTATACTATCTCTCTTATAAGGCAACTAATACCTAAGGGATCCAGTTTGGAGAAAGAGTTCGG GGATTCAACGCAACCGGATAACACGGATCGTTCTGAGAAAAGTGACAAGCAGGGTCTTCCAGAAGAAAGGAGTGCCAGTCCTAAGGATCAGTGGGAAGAGTGTGGTTATATTCTGTGGGAACTTGCGGCTAGTACACCTCAAGCAGAACTTATG ATTAATAACCTTGTGATTGAAGTGCTTTTGGAAAACCTTTGTACGGCAAATTCTTCTAGGGTGAAG GAAATTTGTCTTGGAATCATGGCAAACTTAGTCTGTCATGAATCTCTAGTTGCTGCAATCTCTTTGAAAAATGGTTTAATTGCAACTGTCGTGGAGCAATTGTTTCTAAAGCATGTCAAATGCCTTTCTGAAACATTCAG GTTGTTGGCTGCCATTCTTCAGTCCAGTGCATCTGTTTCTTGGGCTCAAGCTCTTTTACCTGATGAGATTCTTTCACGTATTCTACTGATAGTTGGGAAGACAGATAGTACTACATTACTTGAAAAG ATCATTGACTTCCTATCAATTGTCATTGATAATCGAGATGTGATTGCTATGCTTATCCAGCCCTTGCTTAAACTGGGTTTAGTTGACCGTGTTATTGGGTTACTAACAAATGAGATTGACAGACCACCGGATGAGAAGCTAGACAG AAAGGGTTCTCTTGATTTGATCCTTCACTTCATGTTAGAATTATCAGCCATACACTGTGTTTCAAAGGCAATGACATCGAATGACCGGCTGATTAAAGTGCTAGTTAACATGATCAAGTCGCCTGATAAAGTTGAG GTTGCAAGCTATTGCGCTTCGGTGGTGATTGTAATATCAAATATTTTGACAGATGGAAAGCATTTGGTGCCTAAGATATCCCGTG ATTTACCGTTCCTGGAGAGCCTACTTGAAGTTCTTCCAGAGATCCCTGATGATGACCAAGCTCGATATGCACTTTGGAGTATCTTATCGTGTATTCTGGCACAAGTTCAAGGAACTGAGTTGAACTCCTCGTCCCTCGACCAGTTTGCGTCTCTGTTCTTAGTCAAGTTCGGCCTCATCAAAGCTGACCTCGAGAAGTTAACACCTAAGGATGCTCTCCTGAAGGGATGGATATCGACATGT CTCATGGCAATCTCCTTCTTCATGGTGAGATGGATCGAGGAGAAGTCCTCCCAGGGCAACGAAGACGCCATCGACAATGCTCGGGAGGTGCTGAGCTACTGCCAGAACGCGCTCTGCTAA